In Antennarius striatus isolate MH-2024 chromosome 8, ASM4005453v1, whole genome shotgun sequence, a single window of DNA contains:
- the rasal3 gene encoding RAS protein activator like-3 isoform X1, with product MGTEEIDIEPTCQPLLKDKGSTEQTKPPTDPPEGQPRETSDQLHIYKSQTDSKGTNNEAREAGEMGEVSSTHTTSKVPKMSTNKWSKVQNWRKALSEDAGEKNSSRGKGGDGAKLDKGAGGTRKNPFRRALSEPPGSLFTALSPSSTASSSVAAEASETPSTDPSQKGSGGTLFKKYLRTVSQRLKRPKLQTRSSTSNLLPDVGPALPTSCAQLRPQWAPPQEVPLWDINNCVLEDGQILISPEEEPMMWTRNRVNSCLSNVSMQNLVDIDTECSPDHMGPAGPRPKNLDGGVRALIKRRLENRAKRNINNQPNPSGLNKGSRHYGSRESVSIPVSVVGSLDLSADTNTVIRPVHSSILGEKYCFEVINSESTHCFGCSSAAERDRWIEDLRRAAQPNKDNIARTENYLSIWVNEAKDLPPKRRYYCEVHLDGTLFARTSTQAVGKPSNQSSLGGDGSAGTSGSLGASGGVAGGCRSFWGELFELDNLPNISQITLHLFREEDPKKKRHSRDEPSLQPLGNVAINLDEIRGRTYQEKWYPIIPHKTSGTIGSKDLLGPQASLRIKARFQNLQVLPMEKYKEFAEYVTVDYVEMCRSLEPLLNVKEKEELAGALVHVLQSIGKAKEFLVDLGSAEVERIGEKEALIFRENTLATKAIDDYMKLVGQKYLTDTLGDFVTRLYISVDNCEVDPRKCPASELSVNQKHLREVCEEVVEKIININGPFPEELNKIFSSWVDLCEEQCRPEIGQRLISASLFLRFLCPAILSPSLFGLTQPYPEPNTLRALTLTAKVIQNLANFTLFGEKEEYMLFMNEFLEQHWDGMRGFLQTVSSLDTEIRISSFDGYVDLPLRLAVLHGLLVDIIYQRDQDTIDKLQPLPSFLNQITESLGPEAPRIIISNEMGQAKPVYVPPKDLSKYSPHQSSLQQLPVDSKGLQDGDMRTRRSPRERKPVTRTQSAPHRRPGPAKQTLKRQRSSEALTADDKQEIETNQPFITSPKTRGSVKRPHAPVPWIKTSHNRESDKMKPENEHFTVLDRHAQELSELRLGVEQVTERELDMAKRLEDFIIQSQDQNAMLQAELKELQTLLAVREEQLASAIFRLGVIEEEREEDERKLGVAIAAAERMNVLEEQFAGLLMELHHLREAGSSSQNNIQHPDKPHINIT from the exons atggGCACAGAAGAGATTGATATAGAGCCTACATGCCAGCCCCTACTGAAGGACAAGGGATCGACTGAGCAGACGAAGCCTCCTACGGATCCTCCTGAAGGACAACCACGTGAGACCAGCGACCAGCTCCATATTTACAAGTCGCAAACCGACTCCAAAGGAACTAACAATGAGGCCAGGGAAGCAGGAGAGATGGGGGAAGTTTCCTCCACACATACAACCAGTAAGGTCCCAAAGATGTCGACCAACAAATGGAGTAAGGTGCAAAACTGGCGCAAGGCCCTGAGCGAGGATGCCGGAGAGAAAAATTCATCTAGAGGGAAAGGTGGAGATGGAGCCAAGCTGGATAAAGGCGCTGGAGGAACCAGAAAGAACCCATTCAGGAGGGCCCTCTCCGAGCCCCCAGGGTCGCTTTTCACAGCCCTGAGCCCATCCTCAACAGCTTCATCATCGGTGGCTGCAGAGGCCTCTGAGACCCCCTCCACAGACCCTTCACAAAAAGGGAGTGGAGGAACGCTCTTTAAAAAGTACTTGAGGACTGTGTCTCAGAGACTCAAGAGGCCCAAGTTGCAAACACGGAGCAGCACCTCCAATTTACTGCCAG atgtagGACCAGCTTTGCCCACCAGCTGTGCCCAGCTGAGACCACAGTGGGCACCACCTCAGGAGGTCCCTTTGTGGGACATTAACAACTGCGTCCTAGAAGATGGACAGATTCTCATTTCTCCGGAGGAagaa CCGATGATGTGGACCCGAAATCGTGTCAACAGTTGTCTGTCCAATGTCAGTATGCAGAACTTGGTGGACATCGACacag AATGTAGCCCCGACCACATGGGACCGGCAGGGCCTCGACCAAAGAACCTAGACGGTGGTGTGAGG GCACTGATTAAACGACGTCTCGAGAACAGAGCCAAAAGGAATATCAACAACCAACCGAACCCATCAGGACTAAACAAAGGAAGCAG GCACTATGGTTCCCGGGAATCTGTCTCAATTCCAGTCAGTGTAGTGGGAAGTCTGGATCTCAGTGCAGACACCAATACTGTCATCAGACCAGTCCACAGTTCCATTTTGGGGGAAAAGTATTGCTTTGAG GTAATAAACTCAGAGAGCACTCATTGCTTCGGCTGCTCCTCAGCTGCAGAACGTGACCGATGGATTGAAGACCTGAGACGAGCTGCACAGCCCAATAAA GATAACATTGCACGCACAGAGAACTACTTGAGTATTTGGGTAAATGAAGCAAAGGATCTTCCACCCAAACGACGTTATTACTGCGAGGTGCACCTGGATGGAACCCTGTTTGCCCGCACCAGTACCCAAGCTGTTGGCAAGCCATCCAACCAGTCCAGTCTGGGTGGGGATGGCTCTGCTGGAACATCAGGAAGTCTAGGGGCCAGTGGAGGTGTTGCCGGAGGGTGTCGGTCATTCTGGGGGGAATTATTTGAGCTAGACAACCTGCCCAACATCTCTCAAATCACCCTACACCTTTTCCGAGAAGAAGACCCCAAGAAAAAGCGTCACTCCCGTGATGAGCCTAGCCTTCAGCCACTCGGCAACGTGGCCATAAATTTAGATGAAATCAGAGGGAGGACCTATCAGGAGAAGTGGTATCCCATCATTCCTCACAAGACCTCAGGCACAATAGGTAGCAAAGACCTGCTGGGGCCACAGGCTTCTCTACGTATAAAAGCCCGGTTCCAGAATTTGCAAGTGCTGCCAATGGAGAAGTACAAAGAGTTTGCCGAGTATGTGACGGTGGATTATGTGGAAATGTGCAGAAGCTTGGAGCCACTTTTGAATgtgaaggagaaggaagaaCTGGCTGGAGCTTTGGTCCATGTATTGCAGAGTATCGGTAAAGCCAAG GAGTTCCTTGTTGACTTGGGAAGCGCTGAGGTGGAGCGCATTGGAGAGAAAGAAGCACTTATTTTCAGAGAGAACACATTAGCCACTAAAGCCATAGACGATTATATGAAGCTGGTTGGCCAGAAGTACCTCACTGACACACTAG GCGACTTTGTAACTCGTCTTTACATCTCAGTAGACAACTGTGAAGTTGATCCTCGTAAATGCCCTGCTTCTGAACTTTCAGTCAACCAGAAGCATTTGAGGGAAGTCTGTGAGGAGGTGGTGGAAAAGATTATCAATATCAATGG TCCCTTTCCTGAAGAGCTAAACAAGATCTTCTCCAGCTGGGTGGACCTGTGTGAGGAGCAGTGCAGACCAGAGATTGGCCAGCGTCTCATCTCTGCTTCCCTCTTCCTTCGCTTCTTATGTCCTGCTATTCTCAGTCCTTCTCTTTTTGGTCTGACACAGCCTTATCCAGAGCCAAACACTCTGCGTGCCCTCACCCTAACTGCCAAAGTCATCCAGAATCTGGCTAACTTCACCCT gtttggagagaaagaagaatACATGTTATTCATGAATGAATTCTTAGAGCAACACTGGGATGGAATGAGGGGCTTTCTACAAACAGTGTCAAGTTTAGATACCGAAATCCGAATAAGTTCATTTGATGGTTACGTGGACCTGCCTCTGCGTTTGGCGGTGCTGCATGGACTGTTGGTGGACATAATTTATCAGAGGGACCAG GACACAATCGACAAGTTACAACCTCTGCCTTCGTTTCTGAATCAGATTACAGAATCCTTGGGTCCTGAAGCACCTCGCATCATAATTAGCAA CGAAATGGGCCAAGCCAAGCCAGTGTACGTTCCTCCTAAAGATTTGAGCAAGTACAGTCCTCATCAATCATCCCTTCAGCAGCTTCCTGTGGACTCTAAAGGCCTACAAGATGG GGATATGAGGACCCGGAGGAGTCCGAGAGAGAGGAAGCCAGTAACCAGAACACAGAGTGCTCCTCACAGACGTCCCGGTCCAGCAAAGCAAACCTTGAAGAGGCAGAGAAGTTCTGAAGCTCTGACAGCAGATGACAAACAAGAAATTGAGACCAACCAGCCATTTATCACCTCACCAAAAACT AGAGGGAGTGTGAAACGCCCACATGCACCAGTTCCATGGATCAAGACCAGCCACAACAGGGAGTCAGACAAGATGAAGCCTGAGAATGAGCATTTCACCGTACTGGATAGG CATGCTCAAGAGTTATCAGAGCTTCGTCTGGGAGTAGAGCAGGTGACGGAGCGCGAACTAGACATGGCCAAGCGCCTGGAAGATTTTATTATCCAAAGTCAGGACCAGAATGCAATGCTTCAGGCAGAGTTGAAGGAGCTCCAGACTCTCCTGGCCGTACGAGAGGAGCAGCTTGCCAGCGCCATCTTCAG GCTGGGTGTGAttgaggaagagagggaagaagaCGAGAGGAAGCTGGGTGTCGCCATTGCAGCAGCTGAGAGAATGAATGTATTG GAGGAGCAGTTTGCAGGTCTGCTGATGGAGCTCCATCACCTCAGGGAGGCTGGCAGCAGCAGCCAAAACAATATCCAGCATCCTGATAAGCCCCACATCAACATCACCTGA
- the rasal3 gene encoding disabled homolog 2-interacting protein isoform X2, which yields MFLCVCVCVCVCVCVCVCVCVCVCVCVCVCVCACVCVCVCVPVCVFLCVFVCLTQPMMWTRNRVNSCLSNVSMQNLVDIDTECSPDHMGPAGPRPKNLDGGVRALIKRRLENRAKRNINNQPNPSGLNKGSRHYGSRESVSIPVSVVGSLDLSADTNTVIRPVHSSILGEKYCFEVINSESTHCFGCSSAAERDRWIEDLRRAAQPNKDNIARTENYLSIWVNEAKDLPPKRRYYCEVHLDGTLFARTSTQAVGKPSNQSSLGGDGSAGTSGSLGASGGVAGGCRSFWGELFELDNLPNISQITLHLFREEDPKKKRHSRDEPSLQPLGNVAINLDEIRGRTYQEKWYPIIPHKTSGTIGSKDLLGPQASLRIKARFQNLQVLPMEKYKEFAEYVTVDYVEMCRSLEPLLNVKEKEELAGALVHVLQSIGKAKEFLVDLGSAEVERIGEKEALIFRENTLATKAIDDYMKLVGQKYLTDTLGDFVTRLYISVDNCEVDPRKCPASELSVNQKHLREVCEEVVEKIININGPFPEELNKIFSSWVDLCEEQCRPEIGQRLISASLFLRFLCPAILSPSLFGLTQPYPEPNTLRALTLTAKVIQNLANFTLFGEKEEYMLFMNEFLEQHWDGMRGFLQTVSSLDTEIRISSFDGYVDLPLRLAVLHGLLVDIIYQRDQDTIDKLQPLPSFLNQITESLGPEAPRIIISNEMGQAKPVYVPPKDLSKYSPHQSSLQQLPVDSKGLQDGDMRTRRSPRERKPVTRTQSAPHRRPGPAKQTLKRQRSSEALTADDKQEIETNQPFITSPKTRGSVKRPHAPVPWIKTSHNRESDKMKPENEHFTVLDRHAQELSELRLGVEQVTERELDMAKRLEDFIIQSQDQNAMLQAELKELQTLLAVREEQLASAIFRLGVIEEEREEDERKLGVAIAAAERMNVLEEQFAGLLMELHHLREAGSSSQNNIQHPDKPHINIT from the exons atgttcctgtgtgtgtgtgtgtgtgtgtgtgtgtgtgtgtgtgtgtgtgtgtgtgtgtgtgtgtgtgtgtgtgtgtgtgtgtgtgtgtgtgtgtgtgcgtgtgtatgtgtgtgtgtgtgtgttcctgtgtgtgtgttcctgtgtgtttttgtgtgtcttacTCAGCCGATGATGTGGACCCGAAATCGTGTCAACAGTTGTCTGTCCAATGTCAGTATGCAGAACTTGGTGGACATCGACacag AATGTAGCCCCGACCACATGGGACCGGCAGGGCCTCGACCAAAGAACCTAGACGGTGGTGTGAGG GCACTGATTAAACGACGTCTCGAGAACAGAGCCAAAAGGAATATCAACAACCAACCGAACCCATCAGGACTAAACAAAGGAAGCAG GCACTATGGTTCCCGGGAATCTGTCTCAATTCCAGTCAGTGTAGTGGGAAGTCTGGATCTCAGTGCAGACACCAATACTGTCATCAGACCAGTCCACAGTTCCATTTTGGGGGAAAAGTATTGCTTTGAG GTAATAAACTCAGAGAGCACTCATTGCTTCGGCTGCTCCTCAGCTGCAGAACGTGACCGATGGATTGAAGACCTGAGACGAGCTGCACAGCCCAATAAA GATAACATTGCACGCACAGAGAACTACTTGAGTATTTGGGTAAATGAAGCAAAGGATCTTCCACCCAAACGACGTTATTACTGCGAGGTGCACCTGGATGGAACCCTGTTTGCCCGCACCAGTACCCAAGCTGTTGGCAAGCCATCCAACCAGTCCAGTCTGGGTGGGGATGGCTCTGCTGGAACATCAGGAAGTCTAGGGGCCAGTGGAGGTGTTGCCGGAGGGTGTCGGTCATTCTGGGGGGAATTATTTGAGCTAGACAACCTGCCCAACATCTCTCAAATCACCCTACACCTTTTCCGAGAAGAAGACCCCAAGAAAAAGCGTCACTCCCGTGATGAGCCTAGCCTTCAGCCACTCGGCAACGTGGCCATAAATTTAGATGAAATCAGAGGGAGGACCTATCAGGAGAAGTGGTATCCCATCATTCCTCACAAGACCTCAGGCACAATAGGTAGCAAAGACCTGCTGGGGCCACAGGCTTCTCTACGTATAAAAGCCCGGTTCCAGAATTTGCAAGTGCTGCCAATGGAGAAGTACAAAGAGTTTGCCGAGTATGTGACGGTGGATTATGTGGAAATGTGCAGAAGCTTGGAGCCACTTTTGAATgtgaaggagaaggaagaaCTGGCTGGAGCTTTGGTCCATGTATTGCAGAGTATCGGTAAAGCCAAG GAGTTCCTTGTTGACTTGGGAAGCGCTGAGGTGGAGCGCATTGGAGAGAAAGAAGCACTTATTTTCAGAGAGAACACATTAGCCACTAAAGCCATAGACGATTATATGAAGCTGGTTGGCCAGAAGTACCTCACTGACACACTAG GCGACTTTGTAACTCGTCTTTACATCTCAGTAGACAACTGTGAAGTTGATCCTCGTAAATGCCCTGCTTCTGAACTTTCAGTCAACCAGAAGCATTTGAGGGAAGTCTGTGAGGAGGTGGTGGAAAAGATTATCAATATCAATGG TCCCTTTCCTGAAGAGCTAAACAAGATCTTCTCCAGCTGGGTGGACCTGTGTGAGGAGCAGTGCAGACCAGAGATTGGCCAGCGTCTCATCTCTGCTTCCCTCTTCCTTCGCTTCTTATGTCCTGCTATTCTCAGTCCTTCTCTTTTTGGTCTGACACAGCCTTATCCAGAGCCAAACACTCTGCGTGCCCTCACCCTAACTGCCAAAGTCATCCAGAATCTGGCTAACTTCACCCT gtttggagagaaagaagaatACATGTTATTCATGAATGAATTCTTAGAGCAACACTGGGATGGAATGAGGGGCTTTCTACAAACAGTGTCAAGTTTAGATACCGAAATCCGAATAAGTTCATTTGATGGTTACGTGGACCTGCCTCTGCGTTTGGCGGTGCTGCATGGACTGTTGGTGGACATAATTTATCAGAGGGACCAG GACACAATCGACAAGTTACAACCTCTGCCTTCGTTTCTGAATCAGATTACAGAATCCTTGGGTCCTGAAGCACCTCGCATCATAATTAGCAA CGAAATGGGCCAAGCCAAGCCAGTGTACGTTCCTCCTAAAGATTTGAGCAAGTACAGTCCTCATCAATCATCCCTTCAGCAGCTTCCTGTGGACTCTAAAGGCCTACAAGATGG GGATATGAGGACCCGGAGGAGTCCGAGAGAGAGGAAGCCAGTAACCAGAACACAGAGTGCTCCTCACAGACGTCCCGGTCCAGCAAAGCAAACCTTGAAGAGGCAGAGAAGTTCTGAAGCTCTGACAGCAGATGACAAACAAGAAATTGAGACCAACCAGCCATTTATCACCTCACCAAAAACT AGAGGGAGTGTGAAACGCCCACATGCACCAGTTCCATGGATCAAGACCAGCCACAACAGGGAGTCAGACAAGATGAAGCCTGAGAATGAGCATTTCACCGTACTGGATAGG CATGCTCAAGAGTTATCAGAGCTTCGTCTGGGAGTAGAGCAGGTGACGGAGCGCGAACTAGACATGGCCAAGCGCCTGGAAGATTTTATTATCCAAAGTCAGGACCAGAATGCAATGCTTCAGGCAGAGTTGAAGGAGCTCCAGACTCTCCTGGCCGTACGAGAGGAGCAGCTTGCCAGCGCCATCTTCAG GCTGGGTGTGAttgaggaagagagggaagaagaCGAGAGGAAGCTGGGTGTCGCCATTGCAGCAGCTGAGAGAATGAATGTATTG GAGGAGCAGTTTGCAGGTCTGCTGATGGAGCTCCATCACCTCAGGGAGGCTGGCAGCAGCAGCCAAAACAATATCCAGCATCCTGATAAGCCCCACATCAACATCACCTGA
- the rasal3 gene encoding disabled homolog 2-interacting protein isoform X3: MGFKRWIVCGGALECSPDHMGPAGPRPKNLDGGVRALIKRRLENRAKRNINNQPNPSGLNKGSRHYGSRESVSIPVSVVGSLDLSADTNTVIRPVHSSILGEKYCFEVINSESTHCFGCSSAAERDRWIEDLRRAAQPNKDNIARTENYLSIWVNEAKDLPPKRRYYCEVHLDGTLFARTSTQAVGKPSNQSSLGGDGSAGTSGSLGASGGVAGGCRSFWGELFELDNLPNISQITLHLFREEDPKKKRHSRDEPSLQPLGNVAINLDEIRGRTYQEKWYPIIPHKTSGTIGSKDLLGPQASLRIKARFQNLQVLPMEKYKEFAEYVTVDYVEMCRSLEPLLNVKEKEELAGALVHVLQSIGKAKEFLVDLGSAEVERIGEKEALIFRENTLATKAIDDYMKLVGQKYLTDTLGDFVTRLYISVDNCEVDPRKCPASELSVNQKHLREVCEEVVEKIININGPFPEELNKIFSSWVDLCEEQCRPEIGQRLISASLFLRFLCPAILSPSLFGLTQPYPEPNTLRALTLTAKVIQNLANFTLFGEKEEYMLFMNEFLEQHWDGMRGFLQTVSSLDTEIRISSFDGYVDLPLRLAVLHGLLVDIIYQRDQDTIDKLQPLPSFLNQITESLGPEAPRIIISNEMGQAKPVYVPPKDLSKYSPHQSSLQQLPVDSKGLQDGDMRTRRSPRERKPVTRTQSAPHRRPGPAKQTLKRQRSSEALTADDKQEIETNQPFITSPKTRGSVKRPHAPVPWIKTSHNRESDKMKPENEHFTVLDRHAQELSELRLGVEQVTERELDMAKRLEDFIIQSQDQNAMLQAELKELQTLLAVREEQLASAIFRLGVIEEEREEDERKLGVAIAAAERMNVLEEQFAGLLMELHHLREAGSSSQNNIQHPDKPHINIT; encoded by the exons ATGGGATTTAAACGTTGGATTGTTTGCGGTGGGGCATTGG AATGTAGCCCCGACCACATGGGACCGGCAGGGCCTCGACCAAAGAACCTAGACGGTGGTGTGAGG GCACTGATTAAACGACGTCTCGAGAACAGAGCCAAAAGGAATATCAACAACCAACCGAACCCATCAGGACTAAACAAAGGAAGCAG GCACTATGGTTCCCGGGAATCTGTCTCAATTCCAGTCAGTGTAGTGGGAAGTCTGGATCTCAGTGCAGACACCAATACTGTCATCAGACCAGTCCACAGTTCCATTTTGGGGGAAAAGTATTGCTTTGAG GTAATAAACTCAGAGAGCACTCATTGCTTCGGCTGCTCCTCAGCTGCAGAACGTGACCGATGGATTGAAGACCTGAGACGAGCTGCACAGCCCAATAAA GATAACATTGCACGCACAGAGAACTACTTGAGTATTTGGGTAAATGAAGCAAAGGATCTTCCACCCAAACGACGTTATTACTGCGAGGTGCACCTGGATGGAACCCTGTTTGCCCGCACCAGTACCCAAGCTGTTGGCAAGCCATCCAACCAGTCCAGTCTGGGTGGGGATGGCTCTGCTGGAACATCAGGAAGTCTAGGGGCCAGTGGAGGTGTTGCCGGAGGGTGTCGGTCATTCTGGGGGGAATTATTTGAGCTAGACAACCTGCCCAACATCTCTCAAATCACCCTACACCTTTTCCGAGAAGAAGACCCCAAGAAAAAGCGTCACTCCCGTGATGAGCCTAGCCTTCAGCCACTCGGCAACGTGGCCATAAATTTAGATGAAATCAGAGGGAGGACCTATCAGGAGAAGTGGTATCCCATCATTCCTCACAAGACCTCAGGCACAATAGGTAGCAAAGACCTGCTGGGGCCACAGGCTTCTCTACGTATAAAAGCCCGGTTCCAGAATTTGCAAGTGCTGCCAATGGAGAAGTACAAAGAGTTTGCCGAGTATGTGACGGTGGATTATGTGGAAATGTGCAGAAGCTTGGAGCCACTTTTGAATgtgaaggagaaggaagaaCTGGCTGGAGCTTTGGTCCATGTATTGCAGAGTATCGGTAAAGCCAAG GAGTTCCTTGTTGACTTGGGAAGCGCTGAGGTGGAGCGCATTGGAGAGAAAGAAGCACTTATTTTCAGAGAGAACACATTAGCCACTAAAGCCATAGACGATTATATGAAGCTGGTTGGCCAGAAGTACCTCACTGACACACTAG GCGACTTTGTAACTCGTCTTTACATCTCAGTAGACAACTGTGAAGTTGATCCTCGTAAATGCCCTGCTTCTGAACTTTCAGTCAACCAGAAGCATTTGAGGGAAGTCTGTGAGGAGGTGGTGGAAAAGATTATCAATATCAATGG TCCCTTTCCTGAAGAGCTAAACAAGATCTTCTCCAGCTGGGTGGACCTGTGTGAGGAGCAGTGCAGACCAGAGATTGGCCAGCGTCTCATCTCTGCTTCCCTCTTCCTTCGCTTCTTATGTCCTGCTATTCTCAGTCCTTCTCTTTTTGGTCTGACACAGCCTTATCCAGAGCCAAACACTCTGCGTGCCCTCACCCTAACTGCCAAAGTCATCCAGAATCTGGCTAACTTCACCCT gtttggagagaaagaagaatACATGTTATTCATGAATGAATTCTTAGAGCAACACTGGGATGGAATGAGGGGCTTTCTACAAACAGTGTCAAGTTTAGATACCGAAATCCGAATAAGTTCATTTGATGGTTACGTGGACCTGCCTCTGCGTTTGGCGGTGCTGCATGGACTGTTGGTGGACATAATTTATCAGAGGGACCAG GACACAATCGACAAGTTACAACCTCTGCCTTCGTTTCTGAATCAGATTACAGAATCCTTGGGTCCTGAAGCACCTCGCATCATAATTAGCAA CGAAATGGGCCAAGCCAAGCCAGTGTACGTTCCTCCTAAAGATTTGAGCAAGTACAGTCCTCATCAATCATCCCTTCAGCAGCTTCCTGTGGACTCTAAAGGCCTACAAGATGG GGATATGAGGACCCGGAGGAGTCCGAGAGAGAGGAAGCCAGTAACCAGAACACAGAGTGCTCCTCACAGACGTCCCGGTCCAGCAAAGCAAACCTTGAAGAGGCAGAGAAGTTCTGAAGCTCTGACAGCAGATGACAAACAAGAAATTGAGACCAACCAGCCATTTATCACCTCACCAAAAACT AGAGGGAGTGTGAAACGCCCACATGCACCAGTTCCATGGATCAAGACCAGCCACAACAGGGAGTCAGACAAGATGAAGCCTGAGAATGAGCATTTCACCGTACTGGATAGG CATGCTCAAGAGTTATCAGAGCTTCGTCTGGGAGTAGAGCAGGTGACGGAGCGCGAACTAGACATGGCCAAGCGCCTGGAAGATTTTATTATCCAAAGTCAGGACCAGAATGCAATGCTTCAGGCAGAGTTGAAGGAGCTCCAGACTCTCCTGGCCGTACGAGAGGAGCAGCTTGCCAGCGCCATCTTCAG GCTGGGTGTGAttgaggaagagagggaagaagaCGAGAGGAAGCTGGGTGTCGCCATTGCAGCAGCTGAGAGAATGAATGTATTG GAGGAGCAGTTTGCAGGTCTGCTGATGGAGCTCCATCACCTCAGGGAGGCTGGCAGCAGCAGCCAAAACAATATCCAGCATCCTGATAAGCCCCACATCAACATCACCTGA